Proteins found in one Neomonachus schauinslandi chromosome 1, ASM220157v2, whole genome shotgun sequence genomic segment:
- the HESX1 gene encoding homeobox expressed in ES cells 1 codes for MAPSLPESARLGESKPSPCSFSIESILGLDQKKDCVPSVKHHRPWADTCSSSGKDVNLCVHIPSLPNGVSFPCTVDHPVPEERFLKYENYFSASERLSLKRELSWYRGRRPRTAFTQNQIEVLENVFRVNCYPGIDIREDLARKLNLEEDRIQIWFQNRRAKLKRSHRESQFLMAKKNFNTNLLE; via the exons ATGGCTCCCAGTCTTCCGGAAAGTGCTCGGCTTGGGGAAAGCAAACCCTCGCCTTGCTCCTTTTCAATTGAGAGCATTTTAGGATTGGACCAGAAGAAAGACTGTGTTCCTTCAGTGAAACACCACAGACCGTGGGCAGACACCTGCAGCTCCTCAG ggAAAGATGTTAACCTATGTGTGCATATCCCGAGCCTTCCTAATGGGGTCTCATTCCCTTGTACTGTGGATCACCCAGTACCAGAAGAAAGATTTTTGAAATACGAAAATTACTTTTCAGCCTCAGAAAGACTGTCTTTGAAAAGAGAGCTGAGTTGGTATAGAGGCCGGAGACCCAGAACTGCTTTTACTCAAAACCAG ATTGAAGTGTTGGAAAACGTCTTTAGAGTTAACTGCTACCCGGGCATTGATATCAGAGAAGACTTAGCTCGAAAATTGAATCTAGAGGAAGACAGAATCCAG aTCTGGTTCCAAAATCGGCGTGCAAAGCTGAAAAGGTCCCATAGAGAATCACAGTTTCTAATGgcgaaaaaaaatttcaacacaaATCTCCTGGAATAG